The genomic DNA TCGTTTACGCCTGCTGACTTAAAGCGCAACATTGAAAGTCTGCTTGATTCACTCAAGCGAGCTAAACCGGCTTCCAGCAAGGGTGTGTATTTGCGTCAGCTGTCATTGTCTTCCACTATGGGGCGTTCGGTTGAGCCGGATATTGCCTCTTACCGATAAAAGGAAAACGCCGTGATTAGTCGTGAACATAAAGAAGAAATTGTTAGTGTCGTCAAAGCTCGAGTGCAAGGTGCACAGGCAGTTTTGGTTGCCGAAAACGCGGGTCTGACTGTGGCACAAATGTCACGATTTCGCCAAGATATCACTGATTCTGGCGGTGGTGCTCATGCGCAAGTTATCAAAAATACATTGGTTCGGTTAGCGTTAAAAGGTAGCAACTTTGAGCCACTGGGAGAAACATTATCAGGGCCATTGATTTATGGTATGGGCGAAGACCCAGCAATGCTGGCCAAAGTTTTTTCGCGAGCCGCTAAAGAAAACGAAAAATTTATCATTCGTGGTGGTGCTTTAACTGTCGGTGGTGTGTTGAGTGCTAACGACGTTAATGCGCTGGCTGCTATTCCT from Candidatus Persebacteraceae bacterium Df01 includes the following:
- the rplJ gene encoding 50S ribosomal protein L10, producing the protein MISREHKEEIVSVVKARVQGAQAVLVAENAGLTVAQMSRFRQDITDSGGGAHAQVIKNTLVRLALKGSNFEPLGETLSGPLIYGMGEDPAMLAKVFSRAAKENEKFIIRGGALTVGGVLSANDVNALAAIPGREQLLENLVGAMQAPSATFVRLLSAVPTGFVRALAAVRDKKLAQS